A portion of the Adhaeribacter radiodurans genome contains these proteins:
- a CDS encoding DUF4159 domain-containing protein encodes MKTFICLLALLWVSAATVNAQQASFKIAKLKYNGGGDWYANKTSLSNLIQFCNQSLRMNISPEEAVVEVGSPELLSYPFVHMTGHGNVVFSESEAENLRKYLTGGGFLHIDDNYGLDKFIRAEMKKVFPELEFVELPFNHPVYHQKFDFDKGLPKIHEHDNKPPQGFGLIFQGRLVCFYSYECDLGNGWEDQETYNDPEEKRQQALQMGANLLSYATTQF; translated from the coding sequence ATGAAAACCTTTATTTGTTTGTTGGCACTGCTTTGGGTAAGTGCGGCTACCGTTAATGCGCAACAAGCCAGTTTTAAAATTGCCAAATTAAAATACAATGGCGGAGGCGATTGGTACGCAAACAAAACGTCTCTCAGCAATTTAATTCAATTTTGTAACCAAAGCCTGCGTATGAATATATCGCCGGAAGAAGCCGTGGTAGAAGTGGGTAGCCCGGAGTTATTATCTTACCCGTTTGTTCACATGACAGGCCACGGAAACGTGGTATTTTCTGAATCAGAAGCGGAGAACTTACGCAAATATTTAACGGGGGGCGGTTTCCTGCACATCGACGATAATTATGGTTTAGATAAATTTATCCGGGCCGAGATGAAAAAAGTATTTCCGGAGCTTGAATTTGTAGAATTGCCTTTTAACCATCCGGTATACCACCAGAAGTTTGATTTTGATAAAGGCTTACCTAAAATTCACGAGCACGATAACAAGCCGCCGCAAGGATTCGGATTAATTTTCCAGGGCCGCTTGGTTTGTTTTTACTCTTACGAATGTGATTTAGGTAACGGTTGGGAAGATCAGGAAACCTACAATGATCCGGAAGAAAAACGGCAGCAAGCTTTACAAATGGGCGCCAATCTTCTCTCCTACGCTACTACTCAATTTTAA
- a CDS encoding peptide MFS transporter, producing MEPTTSLYAEPSTKTQGHPKGLYLLFATEMWERFSYYGMRAVLVLFLTKAMMMDKAFASKFYGGYTSLIYLTPLIGGYISDRYWGNRRSILTGGVLMALGQFVLFAAGSTYGTPLGQGLLYLGLGGMIIGNGFFKPNISTMVGSLYTPEDRRRDAAYTIFYMGINLGSFIGNTITSLVGDTGRPEDFRWAFLACGIAMLLGTALFQWGKNKYLHTPEGEQVGNTPVSSPGVKGVFMLIPVMLAVALGFLWIDTTTFSVIMPLLILSALGIAALILLDKSLTAGDRQRVYVIFTVAFFVVFFWAAFEQAPASLTFFADEQMNRTIFGYTLPASIFQNLNAFFIVTCAPLMALLWTALGHRGMEPPSPLKMVIGLALLALGYLIMCFGVDDLQPGIKVSMFYLVALYFLHSIGELCLSPIGLSLVNKLAPLKFSSLLMAVWFLANAAANYLAGFMSSLYPEAGKPAPNLFGYEITDLYSFFMVFVVSAALASLILFLVNRRLVKMMNAPV from the coding sequence ATGGAACCAACTACGAGCTTATACGCGGAACCAAGTACCAAAACCCAAGGGCATCCCAAAGGTTTGTATTTGCTTTTCGCGACGGAAATGTGGGAGCGCTTTAGTTATTACGGCATGCGGGCGGTGCTGGTGCTTTTCTTAACTAAAGCCATGATGATGGATAAAGCTTTTGCATCCAAATTTTATGGTGGTTATACCAGTTTAATTTACCTGACCCCATTGATTGGGGGATATATATCTGACCGGTACTGGGGCAATCGGCGTTCCATTTTAACGGGTGGTGTTTTAATGGCCCTGGGTCAATTTGTTTTATTTGCGGCCGGCAGCACCTATGGTACTCCTCTGGGGCAAGGCTTGCTTTATTTAGGTTTGGGCGGTATGATTATAGGGAATGGCTTTTTTAAGCCAAATATTTCTACTATGGTAGGTTCGCTCTATACCCCGGAAGATAGAAGAAGAGACGCTGCTTATACTATTTTTTACATGGGCATTAACCTGGGTTCTTTTATTGGCAACACCATTACCAGTTTAGTAGGAGATACCGGCCGGCCCGAAGATTTTCGCTGGGCTTTTCTGGCCTGCGGCATTGCCATGCTTTTGGGAACCGCCTTGTTTCAATGGGGAAAAAATAAATACCTGCACACCCCCGAAGGGGAGCAAGTTGGTAATACCCCCGTTTCCTCGCCGGGAGTAAAAGGTGTATTTATGTTAATACCTGTAATGCTAGCGGTAGCCTTAGGTTTTCTTTGGATAGATACTACTACGTTTTCGGTGATTATGCCCTTGCTTATTCTATCTGCATTAGGCATTGCCGCTTTAATATTATTAGATAAATCTTTAACAGCTGGCGACCGGCAGCGGGTTTACGTTATATTTACGGTAGCCTTTTTTGTGGTATTCTTTTGGGCGGCCTTTGAACAAGCTCCTGCCTCGCTTACTTTCTTCGCCGACGAACAAATGAACCGCACCATATTTGGTTATACCTTACCCGCCAGTATTTTTCAAAATTTAAATGCTTTCTTTATTGTTACCTGTGCTCCCTTAATGGCTTTGCTCTGGACGGCATTAGGTCATCGTGGCATGGAACCACCTTCGCCCCTTAAAATGGTAATAGGTTTGGCTTTACTTGCTCTGGGTTATTTAATAATGTGTTTTGGGGTAGACGATTTACAACCCGGTATTAAAGTAAGCATGTTTTACCTGGTAGCCTTGTATTTTCTTCATTCCATTGGAGAATTGTGTTTATCACCAATTGGTCTATCTCTGGTGAATAAATTAGCGCCTTTAAAATTTAGTTCTTTGTTAATGGCCGTGTGGTTTTTAGCAAATGCGGCAGCTAATTACCTGGCTGGTTTCATGAGTAGTTTATACCCGGAGGCGGGCAAACCTGCTCCTAATTTATTTGGTTATGAAATAACTGACTTATATAGCTTCTTTATGGTATTTGTGGTTTCAGCAGCGCTGGCTTCTTTAATATTGTTTTTAGTAAATCGTAGGTTGGTTAAGATGATGAATGCTCCCGTATAA
- the lptE gene encoding LPS assembly lipoprotein LptE has protein sequence MKNYSVFKTSLFFWLAFTLTGCGVYSFTGTNIDPSIKTMSVLNFENNSGQGPSNLTQLVSEEFRDYFQRNTNLKLIPQNGDLQFEGQILSFNFSPAALQKQGETDVASVNRLTVSLQVRYKNNKDPKQDFEQSFSAFRDFQQNQNISSIDNAALRPIVEQLVMDVFNKSLANW, from the coding sequence TTGAAGAATTATAGTGTATTTAAAACAAGCTTATTCTTTTGGCTTGCTTTTACTTTAACCGGTTGCGGTGTTTATTCTTTCACCGGTACTAACATCGATCCATCTATTAAAACCATGAGCGTTCTCAACTTTGAGAATAACTCCGGCCAGGGACCTTCTAACTTAACGCAATTGGTAAGCGAAGAATTTAGAGATTATTTTCAGCGTAACACTAATTTAAAATTAATTCCGCAAAACGGAGATTTACAGTTTGAAGGACAGATATTGTCTTTTAATTTTAGTCCGGCAGCTTTACAGAAACAAGGAGAAACAGATGTGGCTTCCGTTAACCGACTAACTGTAAGCTTGCAGGTACGGTACAAAAACAACAAAGATCCGAAGCAGGATTTTGAACAATCTTTCTCCGCTTTTCGCGATTTTCAACAAAATCAGAATATTTCCTCGATTGATAATGCCGCCTTGCGCCCAATCGTAGAACAGTTGGTTATGGACGTATTTAATAAATCTCTGGCTAATTGGTAG
- a CDS encoding sigma-54 interaction domain-containing protein, which produces MNQSEIQSIKQRFGIIGNSPLLNYAIQVAVQVAPTDMTVLITGESGSGKESFSKIIHHLSPRKHGQFIAINCGAIPEGTIDSELFGHEKGSFTGAQEARKGYFEVTNGGTIFLDEIGEMPLGTQARLLRVLENGEFIKVGSSKVQKTDVRVVAATNVNLLNAVREGGFREDLYYRLNTVPITVPPLRDRGDDVYLLFRKFAADFAEKYHVKPVTLTPDAVIELQRFRFPGNIRQLKNIAEQISVLEYDREIDSTKLRHYLPQEEVSSLPMVLPGIRKNEQNFSERDLLYKVLFDMKKDVTDLKKLVYEFISPQTNKASILQEHGHLFENMDDIDRHNYSTPEKSDNILLSVNEDSDDYDKVEDIPHETEEETLSLESKEKEMILKALKKHNNKRKYAAHDLGISERTLYRKLKQYDIEEL; this is translated from the coding sequence ATGAATCAATCAGAAATACAAAGTATAAAACAAAGATTTGGTATTATTGGTAATTCACCTTTGCTCAATTATGCCATTCAGGTAGCGGTACAAGTGGCTCCCACCGATATGACCGTACTTATTACCGGCGAGAGCGGTAGCGGAAAAGAATCGTTTTCGAAAATTATTCATCACTTAAGTCCCCGTAAGCACGGCCAGTTTATAGCCATTAACTGCGGGGCTATTCCGGAAGGAACCATCGACTCCGAATTATTTGGCCACGAGAAAGGCTCCTTCACCGGCGCGCAAGAAGCGCGTAAGGGTTATTTTGAAGTAACCAATGGCGGCACCATTTTTCTGGATGAAATTGGCGAGATGCCTTTAGGTACCCAGGCTCGGTTGCTGCGGGTACTCGAAAACGGCGAATTTATAAAAGTAGGCTCTTCTAAAGTACAAAAAACGGATGTGCGGGTAGTAGCGGCTACCAACGTAAATTTACTAAATGCAGTTCGGGAAGGTGGCTTTCGCGAAGATTTATATTACCGGCTCAATACAGTGCCGATAACCGTACCCCCTTTACGGGACCGGGGAGATGATGTATACTTATTATTCCGGAAGTTCGCGGCAGACTTTGCCGAGAAATACCACGTTAAGCCCGTAACCTTAACCCCCGATGCGGTAATTGAACTGCAACGTTTTCGTTTCCCGGGGAATATTCGCCAATTAAAAAATATTGCGGAACAAATTTCCGTTTTAGAGTACGATCGGGAAATTGATAGTACTAAGTTGCGCCATTATTTACCTCAAGAAGAGGTAAGTTCGTTACCTATGGTACTTCCTGGCATTCGTAAAAACGAGCAAAATTTCTCGGAGCGTGATCTGCTTTACAAGGTGCTTTTTGACATGAAAAAAGACGTAACTGATTTAAAAAAATTAGTGTACGAATTTATTAGCCCGCAAACGAATAAAGCTTCTATTTTACAGGAACACGGGCATCTTTTTGAAAACATGGACGACATTGATCGTCATAACTATTCAACCCCGGAGAAATCAGATAATATTTTACTTTCGGTAAATGAGGATTCCGATGATTACGATAAAGTAGAAGACATTCCGCATGAAACCGAAGAAGAGACCTTATCTTTAGAAAGTAAAGAAAAAGAAATGATTTTAAAGGCTCTTAAAAAGCATAATAATAAACGGAAGTACGCGGCTCATGATTTAGGCATTTCGGAGCGAACTCTTTACCGCAAATTAAAACAATACGACATTGAAGAATTATAG
- a CDS encoding 16S rRNA (uracil(1498)-N(3))-methyltransferase, whose translation MHLFYTPDIAIETYTLSEDESKHSIRVLRLQEGDEINLIDGKGTFYTARITTANPKRCALQIINKIPEFGKRSFYVHVAVAPTKNLDRMEWFVEKAVEIGIDEISFLLCERSERKNLNLDRLEKIAVSAMKQSVKAYLPQLNEMQAFTSFIRQVDAANTYIAHLENHDRTALSQVQVSKKTCILIGPEGDFSVKEIELAYSLGIKPVTLGISRLRTETAALVACHTVNLVHELKSVLP comes from the coding sequence ATGCACCTATTTTATACTCCGGATATTGCAATAGAAACGTACACCTTAAGCGAAGACGAATCAAAACATAGTATACGGGTATTAAGGTTACAGGAAGGTGACGAAATAAACCTGATAGATGGGAAAGGCACTTTTTACACGGCTCGTATTACCACTGCCAACCCTAAAAGATGTGCCTTACAGATAATAAATAAGATACCAGAATTCGGGAAAAGATCGTTTTACGTACATGTGGCGGTTGCACCCACCAAGAATCTTGACCGCATGGAATGGTTTGTAGAGAAAGCAGTAGAAATTGGAATAGATGAAATTTCGTTTTTACTATGTGAGCGATCGGAACGGAAAAATTTAAACCTGGATAGGTTAGAAAAGATAGCGGTAAGTGCCATGAAACAATCAGTGAAAGCATATTTACCGCAGTTAAACGAAATGCAGGCTTTTACGTCTTTTATTCGACAAGTAGATGCGGCAAACACGTACATCGCCCACCTCGAAAATCATGACCGAACTGCTTTAAGCCAGGTGCAAGTGAGCAAAAAAACTTGTATATTAATAGGCCCGGAAGGAGATTTTTCCGTTAAGGAAATTGAACTGGCCTATAGCCTCGGAATAAAACCGGTTACCTTAGGAATCTCGCGGTTACGCACCGAAACAGCAGCCTTGGTAGCGTGCCATACCGTAAATTTAGTGCATGAACTTAAATCAGTATTACCTTAG
- the miaB gene encoding tRNA (N6-isopentenyl adenosine(37)-C2)-methylthiotransferase MiaB, protein MNNLVVDLDFIDNRTAEQAACETKISAETNTGHFRKLYIESYGCQMNFSDSEIVTSILFKEGFDTTSDINKADVVFLNTCSIREKAEQTVRHRLVHINGLRKRRPGLIIGVLGCMAERLKKNFLEEEKIVDLVVGPDAYRDLPNLLNEVDNGQKAVNVLLSREETYADINPIRLNSNGVSAFVSIMRGCNNMCSFCVVPFTRGRERSREPFSIIREVEDLVSNGFKEVTLLGQNVDSYQYISEDGSVNINFAGLLERVAQVNPNLRVRFSTSHPKDITDEVLYTIKKYDNICNYIHLPVQSGNSRILELMNRTYDRDWYLNRVDAIRRILGEDCGISSDMITGFCSETEEEHQDTLTLMDYVQYDYSYMFYYSERPGTLAARKLQDDVPLKVKKRRLAEVIEKQRQLSLQRNQLALNTVHRVLVEGYSKKSTEHLSGRNDQNKVVVFPKQHFQKGDYVNVLVTDCSVGTLIGEAVD, encoded by the coding sequence ATGAACAACTTAGTGGTAGATCTGGATTTTATTGATAACCGCACGGCGGAACAAGCCGCTTGCGAAACCAAAATCAGCGCGGAGACAAATACCGGCCATTTCCGGAAATTATATATTGAGAGTTACGGCTGCCAAATGAATTTCTCGGACAGCGAAATAGTAACTTCTATTTTATTTAAAGAAGGCTTTGATACTACCTCTGACATTAACAAAGCAGATGTAGTATTTCTGAATACCTGCTCGATACGTGAAAAAGCGGAACAAACGGTTCGGCACCGTTTGGTGCATATTAACGGTTTGCGGAAACGCCGTCCGGGTTTAATTATAGGAGTTCTGGGTTGTATGGCCGAGCGTTTAAAGAAGAACTTCCTGGAAGAAGAAAAGATTGTGGATTTGGTAGTAGGACCAGATGCTTACCGCGATTTACCAAATTTACTAAACGAAGTAGATAATGGCCAAAAAGCCGTTAATGTACTTTTATCGCGCGAAGAAACTTACGCTGATATTAATCCGATCCGGTTAAATTCAAATGGGGTTTCGGCGTTTGTTTCCATTATGCGGGGCTGCAATAACATGTGTTCTTTTTGCGTAGTACCTTTTACGCGCGGACGCGAACGGAGCCGGGAACCTTTCTCCATTATCCGGGAAGTAGAAGATTTAGTATCTAATGGATTTAAAGAAGTTACCTTATTAGGTCAGAACGTAGACTCTTACCAGTATATATCCGAAGATGGTTCAGTAAATATTAATTTTGCCGGATTGCTGGAAAGGGTGGCCCAGGTAAACCCTAATTTACGGGTTCGTTTTTCTACCTCACACCCCAAAGATATTACCGACGAGGTTTTGTATACCATAAAAAAGTACGACAATATTTGTAATTACATTCATTTGCCGGTACAAAGCGGTAACTCCCGGATTCTGGAATTAATGAACCGGACCTACGACCGTGACTGGTATTTGAACCGGGTAGATGCTATTCGCCGGATTTTAGGCGAAGATTGTGGTATTTCATCAGATATGATTACGGGTTTCTGCTCCGAAACGGAAGAAGAACACCAGGATACGCTTACCTTAATGGATTACGTACAGTACGATTACTCGTACATGTTTTACTATTCCGAACGTCCTGGTACCCTAGCTGCCCGCAAATTACAAGATGATGTGCCACTGAAAGTAAAAAAACGCCGCTTAGCCGAAGTTATCGAGAAGCAACGCCAGCTTTCTTTGCAGCGCAATCAATTAGCTTTAAATACAGTACACCGGGTTTTAGTAGAAGGATATTCTAAAAAATCGACGGAGCATTTAAGTGGTCGTAACGATCAGAACAAAGTAGTAGTGTTTCCGAAGCAACATTTCCAAAAAGGGGATTACGTGAATGTTTTAGTTACAGATTGTTCGGTTGGTACTTTAATAGGCGAAGCCGTTGATTAG
- the groL gene encoding chaperonin GroEL (60 kDa chaperone family; promotes refolding of misfolded polypeptides especially under stressful conditions; forms two stacked rings of heptamers to form a barrel-shaped 14mer; ends can be capped by GroES; misfolded proteins enter the barrel where they are refolded when GroES binds), translating into MAKNISFDTDARNKIKVGVDKLANAVKVTLGPKGRNVVIDKKFGAPAITKDGVTVAKEIELKDPIENMGAQLVKEVASKTADQAGDGTTTATVLAQAIYTAGSKNVAAGANPMDLKRGIDKAVQAVVENLRTQSKKIENSSEISQVGTISANNDAEIGKMIADAMDKVGKDGVITVEEAKGTETEVKTVEGMQFDRGYLSPYFVTNPEKMEADLDNAFILIYDKKVSTMKELLPVLEQVVQTGKPLVIIAEDVDGEALATLVVNKLRGSLKIAAVKAPGFGDRRKAMLEDIAVLTGGQVISEERGFKLENATLDYLGQAEKIIIDKDNTTIVNGKGEKSEITGRIAQIKAQMETTTSDYDREKLQERLAKLSGGVAILYIGASTEVEMKEKKDRVDDALHATRAAVEEGVVAGGGVALVRAIEILKDVQVENDDQLTGVNIIRTALEAPLRTIVSNAGGEGSVIIQKVREGKDDYGYNAREDKFENLFAAGIIDPTKVTRLALENAASIAGMLLTTDCVISDEPEEEKAGAGAGMPGGMGGMGGMM; encoded by the coding sequence ATGGCTAAGAATATTTCGTTTGATACCGATGCCCGTAATAAAATTAAAGTTGGTGTAGATAAACTGGCCAACGCTGTTAAAGTTACCCTCGGTCCAAAAGGCCGTAACGTTGTAATCGATAAAAAATTCGGAGCACCAGCTATTACCAAAGATGGGGTAACTGTTGCAAAAGAAATTGAGCTGAAAGATCCTATCGAAAATATGGGTGCTCAGTTAGTAAAAGAAGTTGCTTCCAAAACTGCTGATCAGGCCGGTGATGGTACTACTACTGCTACCGTATTAGCCCAGGCTATTTATACTGCCGGTTCTAAAAACGTAGCTGCCGGTGCCAACCCAATGGATCTGAAAAGAGGTATCGACAAAGCCGTTCAGGCAGTAGTGGAAAACCTGAGAACTCAATCCAAAAAAATTGAAAATTCAAGTGAGATTTCTCAAGTAGGTACTATCTCTGCTAATAACGATGCTGAAATCGGTAAAATGATTGCCGATGCGATGGATAAAGTAGGTAAAGATGGCGTTATTACCGTTGAAGAAGCAAAAGGTACTGAAACCGAAGTAAAAACGGTAGAAGGTATGCAGTTCGACCGTGGTTACTTATCTCCCTACTTCGTAACCAACCCAGAGAAAATGGAAGCAGATTTAGATAACGCTTTCATTTTAATCTACGACAAAAAAGTTTCTACCATGAAAGAATTACTGCCTGTATTAGAGCAAGTAGTTCAGACTGGTAAGCCATTAGTTATTATTGCAGAAGATGTAGACGGCGAAGCCCTGGCAACTTTAGTAGTAAACAAACTGCGTGGTTCTTTAAAAATTGCTGCTGTTAAAGCTCCTGGCTTCGGCGACCGTCGTAAAGCCATGTTAGAAGATATCGCCGTATTAACCGGTGGTCAGGTAATTTCTGAAGAAAGAGGTTTCAAATTAGAAAACGCTACTTTAGATTACTTAGGACAGGCTGAAAAAATTATCATTGACAAAGACAACACTACAATTGTTAATGGTAAAGGCGAAAAATCTGAAATCACTGGCCGTATTGCGCAAATTAAAGCGCAAATGGAAACTACCACTTCTGATTACGACCGCGAAAAATTACAAGAACGTTTAGCTAAATTATCTGGTGGTGTGGCTATTCTTTACATTGGTGCTTCTACCGAAGTAGAAATGAAAGAAAAGAAAGACCGCGTAGATGATGCGTTACACGCTACCCGCGCTGCCGTTGAAGAAGGTGTTGTAGCTGGTGGTGGTGTTGCTCTGGTACGGGCCATCGAAATCCTGAAAGACGTACAAGTTGAGAACGACGACCAGTTAACCGGTGTAAACATTATCCGTACTGCTCTGGAAGCTCCGCTTCGTACTATTGTATCAAATGCTGGTGGTGAAGGTTCTGTAATTATTCAGAAAGTACGCGAAGGCAAAGATGATTACGGTTATAACGCTCGCGAAGACAAATTTGAAAACTTGTTCGCGGCTGGTATCATCGACCCAACTAAAGTTACCCGTTTAGCTTTAGAGAACGCTGCTTCTATTGCCGGTATGTTATTAACTACCGATTGCGTAATCTCTGATGAGCCAGAAGAAGAAAAAGCTGGCGCTGGTGCTGGTATGCCAGGTGGCATGGGCGGCATGGGTGGCATGATGTAA
- a CDS encoding anthranilate synthase component I family protein → MFQQAFSVDPLPISLAEFKQKALHWANSFPQVAYYEPNQIAFPHQGFQNFLAVSNTFLTINQDKALDSLQTKVDNIQQTLCCILSYELKNQIEPLTTRHTDKIQFPVLHYFYPEITINFRENFIIIYSKSNDCHHLFKEILNTPLPDKISEQSIQVKESISKKEYIRQVNKIKKQILEGDVYELNYCQEFHAEVKAFNPITVFNALNQLSPMPFAGFYKVNDRYLLCASPERFLKKSGNTLIAQPIKGTIRRGQTAIEDEQLKQELATNEKEIAENMMIMDLVRNDLARCSKIGTVKVEEMFSVYAFRQVYQMITTIRSQVAPTTPLSQILRCTFPMGSMTGAPKIQAMRLIDHYENFARGLYSGSLGYILPNGNFDFNVVIRSIQYNQSNEHLSFAVGSAITYDSDPEKEYEECLLKSESILKIINS, encoded by the coding sequence ATGTTTCAACAGGCATTTTCGGTTGATCCACTACCCATTTCTTTGGCCGAGTTTAAACAGAAAGCCTTACACTGGGCGAACTCGTTTCCACAGGTAGCATATTACGAACCGAACCAGATTGCGTTCCCTCACCAAGGTTTTCAAAACTTTCTGGCGGTTAGTAATACTTTTCTGACGATTAACCAAGATAAGGCTTTAGATTCTTTACAAACCAAAGTCGATAATATTCAGCAAACCCTGTGTTGTATTCTCAGCTACGAATTAAAAAACCAAATTGAACCCTTAACTACCCGCCATACGGATAAAATTCAATTTCCAGTTTTGCATTACTTTTATCCTGAAATCACTATTAATTTTAGGGAAAATTTTATTATTATTTATTCTAAATCAAACGATTGTCACCATCTATTTAAAGAAATACTAAATACTCCTTTACCGGATAAAATATCAGAACAATCCATTCAAGTAAAAGAAAGTATTTCAAAAAAAGAGTATATCCGGCAGGTAAATAAAATAAAAAAACAGATTCTGGAGGGGGATGTTTACGAACTTAATTACTGCCAGGAATTTCACGCCGAGGTAAAAGCTTTCAATCCAATAACAGTGTTTAATGCTTTAAATCAACTTTCGCCAATGCCATTTGCCGGCTTTTACAAGGTGAATGACCGTTATTTGCTATGTGCCTCGCCCGAACGTTTTTTAAAAAAGTCCGGAAATACCTTAATTGCCCAGCCTATTAAAGGCACCATCCGCAGGGGGCAAACTGCTATAGAAGACGAACAATTAAAACAGGAATTAGCTACCAACGAAAAGGAAATTGCGGAAAACATGATGATTATGGATTTGGTGCGGAACGACCTGGCCCGATGTTCCAAAATCGGCACGGTAAAAGTTGAAGAAATGTTTTCCGTTTACGCGTTCCGGCAGGTTTATCAAATGATTACTACTATCCGTTCCCAGGTAGCTCCAACAACTCCCTTAAGCCAAATATTACGTTGTACTTTCCCGATGGGCAGCATGACCGGTGCCCCCAAAATACAGGCTATGCGCTTAATTGATCATTACGAAAACTTTGCTCGTGGTTTATACTCCGGAAGTTTGGGCTATATTTTACCAAATGGTAATTTTGATTTTAACGTGGTTATCCGAAGTATTCAATACAACCAGTCAAATGAACACTTATCTTTTGCGGTAGGAAGTGCCATTACCTACGATTCGGATCCGGAAAAAGAATACGAAGAATGTTTACTTAAATCTGAATCTATATTAAAGATAATCAACAGTTAA
- the groES gene encoding co-chaperone GroES encodes MAINIKPLADRVIVAPAAAEEKTKSGIIIPDTAKEKPQRGEIVAVGEGKVSEQGVLVKPQLQVGDQVLYGKYAGTEITIDGQDYLIMRESDIFAVV; translated from the coding sequence ATGGCAATTAACATTAAACCATTAGCAGACAGAGTAATTGTTGCTCCGGCAGCAGCTGAAGAAAAAACCAAATCAGGTATTATTATTCCGGACACTGCCAAAGAAAAACCACAAAGAGGTGAAATTGTGGCAGTAGGTGAAGGAAAAGTTTCGGAGCAAGGGGTTTTAGTTAAACCGCAATTGCAGGTCGGCGATCAGGTTTTATACGGTAAATATGCCGGTACTGAAATCACCATTGATGGTCAGGATTACCTGATTATGCGTGAGTCTGATATTTTTGCGGTAGTTTAA
- the secG gene encoding preprotein translocase subunit SecG → MYIALICIIIFVCVLLILVVLSQNSKGGGLSSQFGAGSSQLMGVKRTGDLLEKLTWGFAIALVLLTLTSHVILDENSSAVESRSVNVEKASQERAAPAAAPVIPPAGTKTPAGTTTPAQQPAVSTPGVTTDTTK, encoded by the coding sequence ATGTACATTGCCCTTATTTGTATCATTATTTTTGTTTGTGTTCTACTTATTTTAGTAGTTCTGTCCCAAAATTCAAAAGGTGGAGGTTTATCAAGTCAATTTGGCGCAGGTTCCAGTCAATTAATGGGTGTAAAAAGAACCGGCGACTTACTCGAGAAATTAACCTGGGGTTTTGCAATTGCTCTAGTTTTACTCACTTTAACTTCGCACGTAATTCTTGACGAAAATAGCAGTGCGGTTGAGTCGCGCAGTGTAAACGTAGAAAAAGCTAGCCAGGAAAGAGCCGCTCCGGCAGCCGCACCAGTTATTCCGCCAGCCGGCACTAAAACACCAGCTGGTACTACTACTCCTGCCCAGCAGCCAGCCGTTAGTACTCCGGGCGTAACTACTGACACTACCAAGTAA